Genomic DNA from Salvia miltiorrhiza cultivar Shanhuang (shh) chromosome 1, IMPLAD_Smil_shh, whole genome shotgun sequence:
gtTGATGGTTCatgattaaaatatttttgctCTTTATTGGTTATTGCTTATACTAGAACTTTGTTTGCTCCGCCAACGAGAACAGTGTTAGCTCTGCTAACCAGAATTGTGTACGTACACCAGAACCTGTTGTCTCGAGAGATTCGGTGACAACCAATTGTAGATAGCACGCCCAATAGATGGTCAGGAAAATATGAGCTCAGATTATTTTAGTATGCATGGAATGAGTAGTTTTAAAAACATTATGTGTTGTACTGTTTAAAGCATGAATTATCTTTTTCAGtaaatgatttttaaaatatttttaaatggcTCAACCCACTGAGTACACTAGTACTTAGCCctgcaattgttttcaaaaccttttccAGATTGAGCAGCTGGTGGTGACGTGCGAGACTGAGGAAGGGTTATTGCTACGGATTTTGAAGAAATGCTATGTTTACTTCCACTGAAATAAATTCACTTAGTGAATATTATCTGATGCCTAACTATGttaatacttttattcatatttttaatatgaatttcacTCTCCATCACTTTCCTAGCGATTGTTTTCCGCATCTATTATATGCTTAGTATGAGACGTTGTCTTGGTCTCAGACCTTCGAACTTCCGATCTTCATAGGGAGAATAATTATGTTATAATGTCGTACTTGCTTTCATTTAAATACGGCATATCTTTCTATTAATGAGATGATGCCCAACCCTCAGGGCACATTACCCATTTTATTCAAGTAAAGCTTAGTAATCCCGTCACATAGtccatttctttttctcttggGAAATTAAGGCTGTTACATAATTTAAACACAATTTCTCTCAACTGCACGCCACGTCCACTCACATACCACTTACAACTGTTTTAATCCAcactttaataaaatattgtCAATATTGTACGGACATGCGATCCGCATGAAAGATATCCTTTAACTtttgagtaatgctaaacagtcATATTGTGGCCATCCACAATTTatctaaatataaaaaaaattcaatttatttaacttattttttaaaataaaaataagattcggttattttatcatattctctacattgtagttattttttttgcaattttttaataacttttttatttttattaaaaataaatttaaaataaaaaatgcaaaaaaattttaaaaaataagtacaatgtagagaatataataaaataactaaatcctatttttattaaaaaaaataaattaaataaatcaaaattttccttattatagtagtttgtgggtggccacaatgtggctgcatagatttattgttaacTTTTCTACTCCctccccctcaaaaaaaaaaaaacaaaaacaaaaaaaaaacttatccATTTTACCATTTTTGATCCATTCtcaaaaaattattcatttaaGTCATCAATATTAGTATTGCTTATTGACAAAATTTGTTGTTAATGGATCCTCACTCAATCAACTAATCATTTGAATATTGTAATACAAGTGAATATCTTATTTTATCCACGATGAGATAACGACActctcaatcattttattaaaattggtGTCGTTCTCAGATGAATAAGCTTTTATTAACACACACTCTTAATATGATTcatatcttatttttttctaaaatttcaaTCAGAAATTGAATAATAGAATTAGAAATGAAAATTTGGATGGGCAAGTTAGTGGGCATGTGACATATAACGGACATGGAATGAAAGAATTTGTGGCTCAACGAAGTGCTGCATACATAAGCCAACATGATGTTCATTTAGGAGAAATGACTGTGAGAGAGACTTTGGCCTTTTCAGCTAGATGTCAAGGTGTAGGAAGCAATCTTGGTTAGTATTCATCTTCCAATCTCTGTCGTCTTTGAATCTTATATTTGGAATTTCAATTTTCATTGTGCGAATTCTACAGAAATGCTGGCTGAGTTGTCAAGAAGAGAAAAGGAGGCAAATATAAGACCTGATCCTGACGTCGACATTTATATGAAAATAAGTTTTGTTTACTATTTTGCACAAAAGAAAACCTCAAAGTTAGTAACACACGCTCTTAATATGATTTTGCAGCCTATTTGAAAGGTGATATTTGTTATGTAATATGACAAGTAATGATACTTGTTTAACCATGTAGGCAGCTTATTTGAAAGGTCAAGAAGTAAGTATTGTGACAGATTATATTCTCAAGGTAAAAAGATGTGTAGCTTTGGTGTTTAGAAGCAATGCAGAATGATAAAGAGATGATCCATGGATATAAACTTAACTATATTTCCCAGATACTAGGATTGGACATCTGTGCCGATACTGCTATAGGAGATGACACGACTACTGGGATATCGGGTGGCCAAAAAAGCGTGTTACATTAGATAATTAACTAGTTTTATCTTGGTTATATATGGAACTGCCATTCAAGTTTGTTTATGAagatttagtgaaaaaaatacACAGGTGAGATGTTAGTTGGGCCAGCAAAAGCTTTTTTCATGGATGAGATAACAACTGGATTGGACAGTTCTACAGCTTACCAAGTGGTGAATTGTATTAGAGAATCGGCTCATATTCTGAAAGGGACAGTTGTTATGTCGCTCCTCCAGCCAGAGCCGGAGATGTATGAACTGTTTGACGACATTATGCTGATATCCGAAGGCCAGATTGTTTATCAAGGGCCTCGTGAGCATGTCATCGACTTGTTCAGATCAATGGGGTTCAGATGTCCTGAGAGGAAGGGGGTGGCTGACTTCTTGCAAGAAGTAGgcattaaaatataatattaagcTGACTTCTTACATGAAATGACCTGAACGATTCAGCAAACTCCCTGGCTGTAACAAACCTGTAAAGCTTGTCTTTATCTGCCCAATACTGCCATTGGTCGAAGAGAGACCAATGGCAGTATTGGGCAGATAAAGACAAGCTTTACAGGTTTGTTACAGCCAGGGAGTTTGCTGAATCGTTCAGGTCATTTCATGTAGGGCAGAGGCTAATGGCTGACCTTGCAATCCCATTCGACAAGACTAAAAGCCATCCGGCTGCTTTGACGACTAAGCACAATGGCGTGAGCAGAAAGGAAATCCTGAAAGCTTGTGCCTCGAGAGAACTCTTATTGATGAAGAGGAACAACTTTGTGTATATATTCAAGCTCTTTCAGGTCAGTGTTTGCatatgctattttttttttgtactcAGTCATGTTTTGATGATCTCTTGAACGGGGCGTCAGCTTAGTTTCATGGCTGTTGTGACAATGACGCTCTTCTTTCGTACAAAAATTAGCCGGGACAACCTCATATATGGGAGGAAATTTTCTAGCGTGTTATTCTTTCTTCTCTCTAATATCATGTTTGGTGGACTGGCTGAGTTGGTGATGGGAATTCTGAGGCTGCCAGTTTTCTATAGGCAAAGGAATTCATTCTTTTATCCTGCGTGGGCATATGCTCTACCTCAGTGGATATTCTCTATTCCTGTTAATGTTGTTGACATAGCTGTGTTTACTCTTCTCACATACTATGAAATCGGATTTGATCAAAATTTTGGAAGGTAAAAGTACTATTATCTTTCTCTTGGCCATAACGGTTTAATACATGAGTACTAATATAGGACATTTTTGCCTCAGATTTATCAAGTATTACTTGCTGCTTTTGATTCTAATGCAAGTCGCCACTTCATTGTTTCGCTTGATTGGAGCGGTTGGTAGGGATATGATTGTTGCTTTTCTATATAGTTACTTCATATTACTTCTGGTTTTATCGCTGTGTGGCTTTGTCCTGCCTCGAGGTATTGAATGTGTTATAGACTCTTCCTCATTTATATTAACTCTCAAGCTGTTACTCTTTTCTTACTTTGGGACTTTCACAAATTCTTAATTTGCAGGGAACATCAAGAATTGGTGGATATGGGGCTACTATATTTCACCATTGATGTATGCAGAAAATGCAATCATGGTGAATGAATTCACAAGTCATAGTTGGAGACATGTAAGTTTAAATATCGATTGTTATTATATTGGTTGTATGTCAAAGCTGAATCGGGTTCTTATTGCATCTCAAAGGTCTCCCTAGGCACAAACGTATCGCTTGGAATTGACGTTTTGAAGTCTCAAGGTTTCTTCCCCGGCTCGTATTGGTATTGGATAGGAGTAGGGGCATTGATAGGGATGGCCATTCTATTCAACTCTTGTTACATTCTGGCTCTGACTTATCTTAATCGTGAGTGCTATAAACTTTTGTGCGTTTGTAGAATGATCCCACAAGCAATTATTAATATGGTGTCATGTTTTTGCAGCTATGGGAAGGCCTCAAGCCATAATACCTGAAGATGAGAATGATGTTTTAAGTGGTGAGTGATGGTTTAAAGAAGATTATTGTGAAGTTTGATCTTGACTACTAAATCTTTGACACTCTTTTCTTACATGTGAAATGAAATCTTGAAGTTTCTGTTGAGAGAAAAGAcgaaagaaagaagagagaagtggTCTTACCCTTTGAACCCGACTCCATAGCATTTGATGATGTGAAGTACTCAGTTCACATGCCACAAGTAACTGAAATCTCAATACCGGAGATGTTGAGAAAGTGCACAAATTTAGCTTTTACAGACATGAAACACACACTCGATACAATTTTCTTAAAGACGAAAGAAATAATCATTATTCAAATGACTCGCAGGAAATGAAACATCAAGGTGCAAGCGAAGATAGATTGGTGCTCCTGAAGGGTGTATGCGGCGTGTTTAGGCCGGGCGTCCTCACTGCTCTAATGGGGGTTAGCGGGGCTGGAAAAACCACGCTTATGGATGTTCTGGCTGGTCGGAAAACAGGTGGATATATCCAATGAAATATTATTGTCTCTGGCTATCCAAAGAAGCAGGAAACCTTTGCTCGGATTTCAGGATACTGTGAACAAAACGACATCCATTCCTCGTGTGTCACAGTGTATGAGTCTCTTCTTTTCCCGGCTTGGCTGCGTTTGCCCCCTCAAGTTAATTCTGCAACCAGAAAGGTATGTCAATTACATGACATTTTTATTTTCCACTTAAGTTGACATCCAACTTCTTTTTCTGCTTGTGTTTAAGCTGTTTGTGGAAAATGTGATGGAGCTCGTGGAACTGACTCCGATAAGAGATGGACTAGTCGGGTTACCTGGAGTGAGCGGACTGTCAACCGAGCAGCGCAAGAGGCTAACCATAGCGGTTGAGCTGGTGGCGAATCCTTCTATCATATTCATGGACGAGCCGACTTCAGGGCTGGACGCGAGAATAGCTGCCATTGTGATGAGAACAGTGAGGAACACTGTAGAAACTGGGAGGACTGTCGTCTGCACCATCCATCAACCTAGTATAGACATCTTTGAAGCTTTTGATGAGGCAAGATAATTGTCATTTCTGCATTTCTAATTATGGTTTGTTGGCTCATTCTTCCTTGTGCAACTATTTTTAATGAAGCGAGGGGGGCAGGAGATATATGTAGGGCCAGTGGGTCGACGTTCTTGCAATTTGATCCGCTACTTTGAGGTGAGCCAGCTTAATTTGTACATATTCTTACCATGAAATTCTTGTTAGTACTAAATTTAAATTGTAAGAAAGCAGGGAATACAagtagggctggtaaaccggtcggttcggttataaccgaaccgatttaccggttaaccggaaccgatTAAGAGGAATTCCTCTAACCAAAAACCGAACCGGTTTTTcgaccggttaaccgattaacctgTCCGGTTAACCggatcggttaatcggttaaccggtcaAAACCGATTAATGCATTGGTTCAAAATATAACACATGCCAAGGATTCGACATGCTCATTTTGTGAGGCAATTCTAAGAGACAGTGGATTCAGGACTGGACTGTTTACCTCCCCACACTTAATTGACGTGAGAGAAAGATTTCGTCTAGATGGGTTAGCATTTTAAAATGCTTATACATCATTTATGTTTTCCTTAATAAGTAAAGGTTGCTTTAGATCCACATTCCAGCAACTGGGTTAAAAGGAGGGTAGTGAATAGTGATACAGAGAAAGGGTTTAAAATTTTCCATAAGCTCTCAACTGTTTTTGACTTATTGAAATTGAAATGAAGGAAAAGATGTCATATTTCTTGTGATACATGTATCTAGAAATCATTTCCGTAAAACATCAGTCAACTAGCAATATACATAACTCTCTCCAAAATCAATTTTCTTCAAAGTGTTAAGGAGAATAGAATGAATACACATACTTACATTAGAGACTATTGCCGGACGAGCTGCTGCCTGCTGCTATTGCCGGAGGAAAAAACCGGCGGAGGAGGCGAGCCTGGCTGAGGAGGCGAGAGGCAGCGGAGAAAGGGAGAGGCAGAGGTGTCGTCGTGTTtcactgctgctgctgcctaATGGTGTCGCGCTGCACTGCTGCTGGTGCCTGCTGGCGGAGAAAGGAGGGAGGCGCCGGTGCCGGTGGGAGGCGGGGAGAGGAGGCCGAAACGGGGAGGGGTGGAGGCTGTGAAAGTAGAAACGGCTGGAAAGTGGAATGGATGGAATAGGACTACAGAAGGCTTACCCTAATCAATGTGGCCGAGttctttaataaattaattaaattaaaaaaaaaaccggttaatcggtttaaccggttaaccgatcggttaaaccgattaaccgattaaCAGTGAGAgtactaaccgataaccgaaccgaatcgggaaaaaccggttttcggttaaccgaaaaccgGTTTTTTCGATTCGGTTACGATTTTAACCGAAAAACCGGCACCGAATTACCACCCCTAAATACAAGGAACTAAGAAGATCAGGGATGACCATAATCCAGCAACTTGGATGTTGGAAGTGTCATCTTCAGCGCAAGAGCAGGTTTTGGGGATCGATTTTTCTGAGCTTTACAAAAACTCAGAACTGTATAGGTGCAATAAAGCTCTCGTGAATGAGCTAAGCACGCCCCGCTTTGGAACCATGGACCTGTATTTTCAGACTAAGTATTCTCAGCCTTTCTTGACTCAGTGCATAGCGTGCTTATGGAAGCAACACTGGTCGTACTGGCGGAACCCTATTTACTCTGCTGTGAGAATGGTGTACACCACCTTCCTAGCCCTCATGTTCGGCTCGCTCTTCTGGAACCTCGGCTCCAAACGGTAAGCAAGCAGAGAATAGACCTTTTATGGATGAGTTGTTGATGAGTTTTGTTTTAATGTAGTGAATTACCATGAATCATCAGGGACTCCTTCCAAGATGTTTTAAACGCTACGGGGTCCATGTATAGTTATATTTTCTTTCTAGGGGTTTAGATTGCTACTTCTGTGCAGCCTGTGGTGGTTGTAGAACGGACAGTCTTCTACCACGAGAGGGCTGCTGGCTTGTATTCCGCCTTACCATATGCGTTCAGACAGGTGATTTAGTCTTGATCTGTATACTTATTTGGAACACTATGTAAATGTGTGTTTTCAATTTTGTAGATGATCATGGAGATTCCATACTGTTTTGGGCAAGCTGCCATATATGGAGTGATTGTGTATGCAATGGTTGGTTTCGAGTGGACAGCAGCTAAGTTCTTGTGGTTCATATACTTCATGTTCTTCACCCTGCTATACTTTGTCATCTACGGCATGATGGTCGTCGCCATGACTCCTAACCATCACATCGCCAACATTGTATCCTACACCTTCTACGGGTTTTGGAACGTCTTCTCCGGCTTCATAGTTTCTAGACTAGTAAGTAGTAGCGCAACAGTCTAATAATGACGACTTGGTTAAAGACACGAATGAAATATGttggttttgttttgtttaacGATAGCTGACGCCGGTTTGGTGGAGATGGTACCACTGGGCGAACCCCGTAGCTTGGACCCTGTATGGTCTAGTTACGTCTCAGTTCGGAGATGTGACGGATCGGTTCGCCACGGGACAGTCCGTTGGAGAATCGATGAGAAGTTACTTCGGATTCAGGCATGATTTCATCGGTGTTGCAGCAGTTGTTGTTGCTGCCTTTGGGCTTGTGTTTGCTATTACTTTTACTTTTGCTATCAAGACATTCAATTTCCAAAGGAGATAGTTACTTACTTGTGCCTCAACTATAGATGAATGGACATGGATAGGCCTTGCTAAATcccatatttttataatatgtaCAGATCAGGcttatattatttgtatttgacGAATGTATAGAGATCGAATTTTTAAACATGTATAACATTGTTATTTGTAATACTATATGTTTGATTTGGTTGAGCACCAACCATTTGTTGCTCTCACTGATTATTTTATCATGAAAGAAATCGAGTAAATAGAAATGGAAGGCAATTCAATACGAAAACACCACAATATTTGAAACTATCAAGGCATAAAACGCCCGCCTCATGCAAATACTGTCAAAACTGAATCTAACCCCCTAACTACAAAAGGGCCTAATTCATGTTATAAAATCAATACATTTGACATGTacagaaggaaaaaaaaatgacagtTTTGTACCTAATTCATGTTATAAAATCAATACATTTGACATgtacagaagaaaaaaaatgacagAATCTCCCAGATACAAATGAAGTATTGCAAAAGTTACTATACTGAGAGGATTACAAGTTTATAACGTGGCCTGTCTCTTCATCCATATGAGGGTGCAAGGCATTTATCGACTCTTTATCCATATGAGGGTGCAAGGCATTCATCAACCATATCAACGAGGTTGGGATTTTCCAATGCTGCTGCCACGCGTTCTTTGTCATTCAGCTGTTTGTTTACTGCAGACGAGTAAATGATATTTAGATTAAAacaattttgaacaaataacAAGGTCTAATTACAGTTCACAGTAAACTAGTTTTGAATGTCAACAACTGAGTAAATGGCACAAAAGTAAGATTAGTCAAAGAAGGATATCAGAATTGCAGTTCGTGCTCCTTGGAGAGAAAAGTAATAGTACATCTAATCATTTTCACTTCTAAATTAGTTCTAGAAACAGCTTAGAACGATCAAATCAGAGTGTACCAACAGTATCAAGATGtgtgcgtgcgtgtgtgtgtgtgtgtgtgagagagagagagagagagagaacctgCAGCTTCAGAGGCATGAGAACCAGGTGCTACTCTAATATCCACCTGGAAACATGAAAATTGAAACACTATAATTGCATGGATAGAATGGTCCGAAATCATGATGTTGATTAGCAaatcataactaaacatcaaagtTCTAGAAGCTGAAATTACAATAAGTAGAACAAGAGCATCATTTAGTAAATGAAACTTTATCCCTTTATTTTCAAAACTACCAATATGAAATAACAGGCATACTCTGAATGGAAATTGCTCAAACTACTAATTTTCATCAGTTTAGATTCCAAAATAGGCTTCACCAGGTGATTTTTGGGATGCTCACCTTGTAACGTAGTGGCAAAGAGCGCATGAGTTTGACCCGCAAGCATAGGCCAATTACTGTCGCCATGCTGCAATGCTCTACAGTCGGAGTAAATGTGACCCTGAAGCAGATCATTTCTAGTAAGTTGACATAAACTAGACATAGTCAACTGAATGAATACACACACAGGGCGAACTGCTAGTTTTCGGATACAAGATATCCATTCTAGTCATTATGGTTGTATTTGCCCAAATGACACATCGGAGAGAATCAAGGTTGGACTTGTTGGAATTTTTCAGACTAGAAATTTGAACCA
This window encodes:
- the LOC131006464 gene encoding protein AE7-like, whose product is MVSGLINANPVVYEKKERRTRSAPGDVDEYAIETIDQLEIFEHIRDVKDPEHPYSLEELKVITEDAIEVDDKRSYVRVTFTPTVEHCSMATVIGLCLRVKLMRSLPLRYKVDIRVAPGSHASEAAVNKQLNDKERVAAALENPNLVDMVDECLAPSYG